From the genome of Vicia villosa cultivar HV-30 ecotype Madison, WI linkage group LG2, Vvil1.0, whole genome shotgun sequence, one region includes:
- the LOC131649403 gene encoding secreted RxLR effector protein 161-like, with amino-acid sequence MSTPMHPSSSLDKDEKGITTSEKEYRGMIGSLLYLTASRPDIVFSVGLCARFQTDPKESHLTAVKRILRYLIGTTNIGLWYKRSSEFDLKAFCDAYYAGDKVERKSTSGACQILGDSLTTWSCKKQSTIALSTTEAEYVSAANCCSQIIWIKNQLEDYSLNYSKVPIYCDNTSAINL; translated from the coding sequence ATGTCTACTCCTATGCATCCTTCCTCTAGTTTAGACAAAGATGAAAAAGGAATAACTACTTCTGAAAAAGAATATCGTGGTATGATTGGATCTTTACTTTATTTAACTGCAAGTCGTCCTGACATTGTATTCTCAGTTGGACTTTGTGCTAGATTCCAAACAGATCCCAAGGAATCTCATCTTACTGCTGTAAAGCGTATTCTCAGATATCTTATTGGTACAACTAACATTGGTCTTTGGTACAAAAGAAGTTCAGAATTTGATTTAAAAGCATTTTGTGATGCTTACTATGCTGGAGACAAagtagaaagaaaaagtactagTGGTGCATGTCAAATCCTAGGAGATTCTCTTACAACATGGTCATGTAAAAAACAAAGTACTATTGCACTCTCCACAACCGAAGCTGAATATGTGTCAGCAGCTAACTGTTGTTCACAGATCATTTGGATAAAAAATCAATTGGAAGACTACTCTCTAAACTACTCCAAGGTACCTATTTATTGTGATAATACTAGtgctataaatttataa